From a single Drosophila sulfurigaster albostrigata strain 15112-1811.04 chromosome 3, ASM2355843v2, whole genome shotgun sequence genomic region:
- the LOC133841797 gene encoding U5 small nuclear ribonucleoprotein 200 kDa helicase, with protein sequence MADAAARQLQYEYKANSNLVLQADVRLIERPRRDEATGEVCSLVGKLDGTRMGDRYQRTKPEKTEERKVKRQKRDEAQYDFERMKGATLLSEGIDEMVGIVYRPKTQETRQTYEVLLSFIQEALGDQPRDILCGAADEILAVLKNERLKDRERKRDVDSLLGEVTDERFALLVNLGKKITDFGSDAVNALTAATNNEEQIDETYGINVQFEESEEESDNDMYGEIRDDDAQDEGEEARIDHTLHAENLASEEAASNVKKDRSLHPLDIDAYWLQRCLSKYYKDAMVSQSKAADVLKILKDAADERDCENQLVLLLGYDCFDFIKQLKLNRQMILYCTMLASAQTDSERQRIREKMRGNTALAKILRQLDTGKADEQEEADARANKRGKGDADDGGAAAAGQVAGVRQLLELDELAFTQGSHFMANKRCQLPDGSYRKQRKGYEEVHVPALKQVPFDADEELQPIDKLPKYVQPVFDGFKTLNRIQSRLYKAALDSDENMLLCAPTGAGKTNVALLTMMREIGKHINEDGTINAQDFKIIYVAPMKSLVQEMVGNFGRRLACYNLTVSELTGDHQLTREQIAATQVIVCTPEKWDIITRKGGERTFVSLVRLVIIDEIHLLHDERGPVLEALVARTIRNIETTQEDVRLVGLSATLPNYQDVATFLRVKPDKGLFYFDNSYRPVALEQQYIGVTEKKALKRFQVMNEIVYEKTMEHAGRNQVLVFVHSRKETGKTARAVRDMCLEQDTLGSFLREGSASMEVLRTEAEQVKNTELKELLPYGFAIHHAGMTRVDRTLVEDLFADRHIQVLVSTATLAWGVNLPAHTVIIKGTQVYNPEKGRWVELSALDVLQMLGRAGRPQYDTKGEGILITNHSELQFYLSLLNQQLPIESQFISKLPDMLNAEIVLGTVQHLQDAVNWLGYTYLYIRMLRNPTLYGVSHDAIKADPMLEQHRADLLHTAACCLERSGLVKYERKTGHFQVTDLGRIASHYYLTHETMLTYNQLLKQTLSEIELFRVFSLSSEFRHISVREEEKLELQKLMERVPIPIKESIEEHSAKVNVLLQAYISQLKLEGFALMSDMVFITQSAARLMRAIFEIVLTRGWAQLADKTLTLCKMIDRRMWQSMTPLRQFKKMPDEIAKKLEKKHFPWARLYDLEPHELGELIRVPKLGKTIHKYVHQFPKLELSTHIQPITRATLRVELTITPDFQWDEKVHGQSEGFWVLIEDVDSELILHHEFFLLKHKYAQDEHQLKFFVPVFEPLPPQYFLRIVSDRWIGAETQLPVSFRHLILPEKNMPPTELLDLQPLPISALRQPKFEAFYNQRFPQFNPIQTQVFNAVYNSDDNVFVGAPTGSGKMTIAEFAIMRLFSQSTDGRCVYLVSQEALADLVFADWHAKFGALDIKVVKLTGETGTDLKLIAKGQLVITTADKWDVLSRRWKQRKNVQQVQLFIVDELQLVGGEEGPVMEIVCSRMRYISSQIEKQIRIVALSASLTDARDVAQWLGCNPNCTFNFHPSVRPIPLELHIQGFNVTHNATRIATMSKPVYNAILKYSAHKPVIVFVSSRKQARLTAIDILTYAASDLQPNRFFHAEEEDIQPFLERMSDKTLKETLAQGVAYLHEGLSASDHRLVEQLFDSGAVQLAVVSRDLCWGMSISAHLTIVMDTQFYNGKNHSYEDYPITDVLQMIGRANRPNEDADAKCVLMCQSSKKDFFKKFINEPLPIESHLDHRMHDHFNAEVVTKTIENKQDAVDYLTWTFLYRRLTQNPNYYNLQGVTHRHLSDHLSELVENTLSDLEQSKCISVEDDMDTLPLNLGMIAAYYYINYTTIELFSLSLNSKTKVRGLLEIISSAAEYEDVVVRHHEEQVLRTLSQRLPNKLTGPNETAPKFNDPHIKTNLLLQAHLSRLQLGPELQGDTEQILSKAIRLIQACVDVLSSNGWLSPAVAAMELAQMVTQAMWSKDSYLRQLPHFSAEITKRCTDKKIETVFDIMELEDEDRTRLLQLSDAQMADVARFCNRYPNIELNYEVVDKDRINSGSTVNVVVQLEREDEVTGPVIAPFFPQKREEGWWVVIGDPKTNSLLSIKRLTLQQKAKVKLDFVAPSPGKHDYTLYYMSDSYLGCDQEYKFSIEVGDFQSESESESE encoded by the exons ATGGCTGATGCCGCAGCACGTCAATTGCAGTACGAGTACAAAGCG AACTCGAATCTTGTGCTGCAAGCTGATGTACGTCTAATTGAAAGACCACGTCGCGATGAAGCCACCGGGGAAGTATGCTCGCTAGTGGGCAAACTGGATGGCACCCGTATGGGCGATCGGTACCAACGCACAAAGCCGGAGAAAACGGAGGAGCGCAAGGTGAAGCGTCAGAAACGTGATGAAGCACAGTACGATTTTGAGCGCATGAAGGGTGCAACTCTGCTCTCGGAAGGCATAGACGAAATGGTGGGTATCGTGTATCGGCCCAAAACGCAGGAGACACGACAGACCTACGAAGTACTCTTAAGTTTCATCCAAGAGGCGCTCGGCGATCAGCCGCGTGATATTCTTTGTGGTGCCGCCGATGAAATATTGGCTGTGTTGAAGAACGAGCGGCTTAAGGATCGTGAGCGTAAACGGGATGTGGACAGTTTACTGGGCGAAGTGACGGATGAACGCTTTGCACTGCTTGTCAATCTGGGCAAGAAGATTACAGACTTTGGCAGCGATGCGGTAAATGCGCTTACAGCAGCCACCAACAATGAGGAGCAAATTGACGAAACCTACGGTATCAATGTGCAGTTCGAGGAGTCCGAAGAGGAGAGTGACAACGATATGTATGGCGAGATTCGCGACGACGATGCACAGGATGAGGGCGAAGAAGCACGCATTGATCACACGTTGCATGCTGAGAAT CTTGCCAGCGAAGAGGCCGCCAGCAATGTGAAAAAGGATCGCTCACTGCACCCATTGGACATTGATGCCTACTGGCTGCAGCGTTGCCTCAGCAAGTACTACAAAGATGCTATGGTTTCGCAGAGCAAGGCAGCTGATGTGCTCAAAATTCTAAAGGATGCTGCCGATGAGCGCGACTGCGAGAATCAAttggtgctgctgcttggctATGACTGCTTCGATTTTATCAAACAGTTAAAGCTCAACCGTCAGATGATTCTCTACTGTACCATGCTAGCCTCGGCGCAAACAGACAGCGAGCGACAGCGCATCAGGGAAAAGATGCGCGGAAACACAGCGTTGGCCAAGATCTTGCGGCAATTGGATACGGGCAAAGCTGATGAGCAAGAAGAGGCAGATGCACGTGCAAATAAGCGTGGCAAAGGCGACGCAGACGATGgcggagctgctgctgccgggcAGGTGGCTGGCGTGCGTCAATTGCTCGAACTAGACGAGTTGGCATTCACGCAGGGCTCGCATTTCATGGCCAACAAGCGTTGTCAACTGCCCGATGGCAGTTATCGCAAGCAGCGCAAAGGCTATGAGGAGGTGCATGTGCCTGCACTGAAGCAGGTGCCATTCGATGCCGACGAAGAGCTCCAGCCCATTGACAAGCTCCCCAAGTATGTGCAGCCGGTGTTCGATGGCTTCAAGACGCTGAATCGCATACAGAGTCGTCTTTACAAAGCGGCCTTGGACAGCGATGAGAACATGCTGTTGTGTGCGCCAACGGGAGCAGGTAAAACCAATGTGGCCTTGCTCACCATGATGCGTGAGATTGGTAAGCACATCAACGAGGACGGCACCATCAATGCGCAGGACTTCAAGATCATTTACGTCGCCCCCATGAAATCGCTGGTACAGGAAATGGTTGGCAACTTTGGCCGACGCTTGGCCTGCTACAATCTGACGGTATCCGAGTTGACGGGAGATCATCAATTGACGCGCGAACAGATCGCAGCTACGCAAGTGATTGTCTGCACCCCAGAGAAGTGGGATATCATCACACGCAAGGGCGGTGAACGCACATTTGTGAGTCTAGTACGTTTGGTCATCATCGATGAGATCCATTTGCTTCACGACGAGCGTGGTCCAGTGCTGGAAGCACTCGTTGCACGTACCATCCGCAACATTGAGACCACACAGGAGGATGTGCGTTTGGTTGGCTTGTCAGCCACACTGCCCAACTACCAAGATGTGGCTACGTTTTTGCGTGTAAAGCCGGATAAGGGACTCTTCTATTTTGACAACAGTTATCGTCCCGTTGCGCTAGAACAGCAATATATTGGTGTGACCGAGAAGAAGGCGCTGAAGAGATTCCAGGTCATGAACGAAATTGTGTATGAGAAAACCATGGAACATGCTGGTCGCAATCAAGTGCTTGTATTTGTGCACTCACGTAAGGAGACAGGCAAAACCGCAAGAGCCGTTAGAGACATGTGCCTGGAACAGGATACGTTGGGCAGCTTTTTACGCGAAGGTTCAGCGAGCATGGAAGTCTTGCGCACGGAAGCAGAGCAAGTGAAAAACACCGAGTTAAAGGAATTATTGCCCTATGGCTTTGCTATACATCACGCTGGCATGACGCGTGTGGATCGTACACTCGTTGAGGATCTGTTTGCGGATCGTCACATCCAAGTGCTGGTGTCGACGGCCACCTTGGCATGGGGTGTCAATCTGCCTGCGCATACGGTCATTATCAAGGGCACACAGGTGTATAATCCGGAGAAGGGACGCTGGGTGGAGTTGAGTGCGCTCGATGTGCTCCAGATGTTGGGTCGCGCTGGTCGTCCCCAATACGACACCAAGGGCGAGGGAATCTTGATCACCAATCACAGCGAACTACAGTTTTACCTGTCGCTGTTGAATCAACAGTTGCCTATTGAATCACAGTTCATCTCGAAGCTGCCGGACATGTTGAATGCAGAAATTGTGCTGGGCACTGTGCAGCATCTACAGGATGCTGTCAACTGGCTGGGTTACACCTATCTCTACATACGCATGCTGCGCAATCCAACATTGTACGGCGTCTCACATGATGCCATCAAAGCAGATCCCATGCTGGAGCAGCATCGTGCGGATTTATTGCATACGGCAGCCTGTTGCTTGGAGCGTAGTGGATTAGTGAAATACGAACGCAAAACGGGACACTTCCAGGTGACGGATCTGGGACGCATTGCatcgcattattatttaacgCACGAAACCATGTTGACTTATAATCAGCTGTTGAAGCAAACTCTCAGCGAGATTGAACTTTTCCGCGTGTTTTCGCTCTCTTCGGAGTTCCGTCACATTTCTGTGCGCGAGGAGGAAAAACTGGAGCTGCAGAAGCTGATGGAACGCGTGCCCATACCCATTAAGGAGTCCATCGAGGAGCACAGCGCCAAGGTGAATGTGCTACTGCAAGCCTACATCTCGCAGTTGAAACTGGAGGGCTTTGCACTGATGTCCGACATGGTTTTCATCACACAATCCGCAGCGCGTCTGATGCGCGCCATCTTTGAGATTGTGCTTACCCGCGGCTGGGCGCAGTTGGCGGACAAAACGCTAACGCTCTGCAAGATGATTGATCGTCGCATGTGGCAATCGATGACGCCCTTGCGACAGTTCAAAAAGATGCCCGACGAAATTGCCAAGAAGCTGGAGAAGAAGCACTTCCCATGGGCGCGTCTCTATGATCTGGAACCGCACGAGTTGGGCGAGTTGATACGCGTGCCCAAGCTGGGCAAGaccatacataagtatgtGCATCAGTTCCCTAAGCTGGAGCTGTCCACGCACATACAACCGATCACAAGAGCCACGCTGCGTGTGGAGTTGACCATCACACCGGATTTCCAGTGGGATGAGAAAGTGCACGGCCAATCTGAGGGTTTCTGGGTGCTGATCGAAGATGTGGACTCGGAACTTATACTGCATCATGAGTTCTTCTTGCTCAAACATAAGTATGCACAGGACGAGCATCAGCTGAAGTTCTTTGTGCCCGTCTTTGAGCCGTTGCCACCGCAATATTTTCTGCGTATTGTCTCCGATCGCTGGATTGGCGCCGAGACTCAGTTGCCCGTCTCTTTCCGGCATCTAATACTACCCGAGAAGAACATGCCGCCCACCGAGCTGTTGGATCTGCAACCGCTGCCCATAAGCGCTTTGCGTCAACCCAAATTTGAAGCTTTCTACAATCAACGCTTTCCGCAATTCAATCCCATTCAGACGCAAGTCTTTAATGCCGTCTACAACAGCGATGACAATGTGTTTGTGGGCGCTCCAACAGGCTCCGGTAAGATGACAATTGCCGAGTTTGCCATCATGCGACTGTTCAGCCAAAGCACCGACGGACGTTGCGTTTATTTGGTCTCCCAGGAAGCGCTCGCCGATTTGGTGTTTGCCGATTGGCATGCCAAGTTTGGTGCACTGGACATCAAGGTGGTGAAGCTGACGGGCGAAACTGGAACGGATCTAAAGCTGATTGCCAAGGGACAACTGGTCATTACTACAGCGGACAAGTGGGATGTATTATCGCGTCGTTGGAAGCAGCGCAAGAATGTGCAACAAGTACAACTGTTTATTGTGGACGAACTGCAGCTGGTCGGCGGCGAGGAGGGACCCGTCATGGAGATCGTCTGCTCTCGTATGCGTTACATTAGCTCTCAGATTGAGAAACAAATTCGAATTGTAGCATTATCCGCTTCTCTTACTGATGCTCGCGATGTGGCTCAATGGCTGGGATGCAATCCAAATTGCACATTTAATTTCCATCCGAGTGTGCGTCCCATTCCGCTGGAGCTGCACATCCAAGGATTCAATGTCACCCATAATGCCACACGCATTGCCACAATGTCGAAGCCCGTGTACAATGCCATTCTCAAGTACAGCGCTCACAAGCCTGTCATAGTGTTTGTCTCGTCACGGAAACAAGCTAGGTTAACAGCCATCGATATACTCACGTATGCCGCATCGGATCTGCAGCCGAATCGCTTCTTCCACGCTGAGGAGGAGGACATACAACCTTTCCTCGAACGCATGTCGGACAAGACGCTCAAGGAGACGTTGGCTCAGGGTGTGGCTTATCTGCATGAAGGCTTGTCTGCCTCGGATCATCGTCTGGTGGAGCAACTATTCGATTCGGGCGCTGTGCAACTGGCTGTTGTGTCGCGTGATCTATGCTGGGGCATGAGCATCTCGGCGCATTTGACTATTGTCATGGACACACAGTTCTACAATGGCAAGAATCACTCGTATGAGGATTATCCCATTACGGATGTGCTGCAGATGATCGGACGCGCCAATCGACCCAACGAGGATGCGGATGCCAAGTGTGTGCTCATGTGCCAGAGTTCCAAAAAGGATTTCTTCAAGAAGTTCATCAACGAACCTTTGCCCATCGAAAGCCATTTGGATCATCGTATGCACGATCATTTCAATGCCGAGGTGGTCACCAAAACCATTGAGAACAAGCAGGATGCTGTGGATTACCTGACCTGGACGTTCCTTTATCGACGCTTGACACAGAATCCCAACTATTACAATCTGCAGGGCGTTACGCATCGTCATCTGTCTGACCATTTGTCAGAATTGGTAGAGAATACACTTAGCGATTTGGAGCAGTCGAAGTGTATTAGTGTGGAGGACGACATGGACACATTGCCACTCAATCTGGGCATGATTGCGGCCTACTACTACATCAACTACACAACGATTG AGCTTTTCAGTTTGTCGCTGAATAGCAAGACCAAGGTGCGTGGTCTGCTGGAGATCATTTCGTCAGCTGCGGAGTACGAGGATGTGGTGGTCAGGCATCATGAGGAGCAGGTGTTGCGGACGCTATCCCAACGTTTACCAAACAAACTCACGGGACCCAATGAAACTGCACCcaa ATTCAATGATCCTCACATTAAGACCAACCTGCTGCTCCAAGCACATCTGTCCAGGTTGCAACTGGGTCCCGAGCTACAAGGCGACACCGAACAAATCCTCAGCAAGGCCATACGCCTCATCCAGGCTTGTGTGGATGTACTCAGCTCGAATGGTTGGCTATCAcctgctgtggctgccatgGAACTGGCTCAGATGGTCACGCAGGCCATGTGGAGCAAGGACTCGTATCTGCGGCAGCTGCCACACTTTAGTGCCGAGATCACTAAACGCTGCACAGATAAG AAAATCGAAACCGTTTTCGATATTATGGAACTGGAGGATGAGGATCGTACGCGGCTACTGCAGCTGTCCGATGCCCAAATGGCTGATGTGGCACGTTTCTGCAACCGTTATCCTAACATTGAACTCAACTACGAGGTGGTCGATAAGGATCGCATCAATTCCGGCTCAACGGTCAATGTGGTCGTACAACTGGAGCGTGAGGATGAGGTTACTGGTCCCGTGATTGCGCCCTTCTTCCCGCAGAAACGTGAAGAGGGCTGGTGGGTGGTCATCGGGGATCCGAAGACTAATTCCCTGCTCTCCATTAAACGATTGACTCTGCAGCAAAAGGCCAAGGTTAAGTTGGACTTTGTAGCTCCCAGTCCGGGTAAACATGATTATACATTGTACTACATGAGCGATTCATATTTGGGTTGCGATCAGGAGTATAAGTTCTCCATTGAGGTGGGAGATTTCCAGTCGGAGAGCGAAAGCGAGTCCGAATAA
- the LOC133841840 gene encoding uncharacterized protein LOC133841840 produces the protein MNFSICMLILATVCLSATLTLAAPQQLSQRNEKQVQVQLPSEGVTIEEVVLESNLHIKPKTNLNVRRVRSALEETLNGIYATHKRVKRQFFGNQPFGFNGGINAGTNAGAGGANSGVDVGVGPNGGNANANVQLNPFNEPGPNGYNQEQTASNGAASGQFNNGFGQGSSAAIGQAQGFLSQNGGNTFGAQSASTSTQSQFGNSNAASAGLSQVYRLPNGQTINFASSNNFANNGFNNAGSHGSSVSVSG, from the exons ATGAATTTCTCAATTTGTATGCTAATCTTGGCCACCGTTTGCCTATCGGCGACGTTGACGTTAGCGGCGCCACAGCAGCTGTCGCAGCGCAATGAGAAGCAGGTTCAGGTTCAATTGC CTTCCGAGGGTGTCACCATCGAAGAAGTTGTTCTCGAGTCTAATCTCCACATCAAGCCCAAAACCAATCTGAATGTGAGACGCGTGCGTTCCGCGCTGGAAGAAACTCTCAATGGTATCTACGCGACTCACAAGCGTGTAAAACGTCAATTTTTCGGAAACCAACCTTTTGGGTTTAATGGAGGCATAAATGCAGGAACAAATGCCGGTGCTGGTGGCGCCAACTCTGGCGTTGATGTGGGGGTCGGTCCTAATGGCGgtaatgccaatgccaatgtcCAGCTGAATCCCTTCAATGAGCCGGGCCCGAATGGTTACAATCAGGAGCAAACTGCTTCAAATGGTGCAGCCAGCGGTCAATTTAACAATGGGTTCGGTCAAGGCTCCTCAGCGGCCATTGGTCAGGCTCAGGGCTTCCTCTCTCAAAACGGCGGCAACACTTTTGGTGCCCAGTCCGCAAGCACATCGACACAATCGCAatttggcaacagcaacgctgCTAGCGCCGGTCTAAGCCAAGTCTACCGTTTGCCCAATGGCCAGACCATAAATTTTGCGTCCAGCAACAATTTTGCCAACAATGGATTTAATAATGCCGGCAGCCACGGTTCATCTGTGTCTGTGAGCGGTTAA
- the LOC133841831 gene encoding E3 ubiquitin-protein ligase NRDP1 isoform X1 has translation MGYDVNRFQGEVDEELTCPICSGVLEDPLQAVMCEHAFCRGCINEWLSRQPTCPVDRNALTTSNLRAVPRILRNLLSRLSITCDNAPYGCTAVLKLDAYNSHLEECVHNPKRPFPCEKGCGFDIPKDELKDHNCVRELRTLIVKQTEQMGQLKTELTDQQLTINELKRELQLFKDFMRAMRVSNPAMRAIADQMERDEVIRWSSALARARVTRWGGMISTPDDALQLMIKRALSESGCPPHILDSLMENCHERRWPRGLSSLETRQNNRRIYDNYICRRIPGFVVVGKQAVLVLSCDNVHMTEDVMVEPGLVMIFAHGIE, from the exons ATGGGCTACGATGTGAATCGCTTTCAGGGCGAAGTGGACGAGGAGCTCACATGTCCCATATGTTCAGGAGTGCTGGAAGACCCGCTTCAG GCGGTCATGTGTGAGCATGCCTTCTGTCGTGGCTGCATCAATGAGTGGCTATCACGTCAGCCCACCTGTCCAGTGGATCGCAATGCATTGACCACATCCAATTTGAGAGCAGTGCCGCGCATATTGCGCAACTTGTTGTCCAG GTTGTCAATTACATGCGACAATGCGCCATATGGCTGCACTGCGGTGCTCAAACTGGATGCCTACAACTCACATTTGGAAGAATGTGTGCACAATCCGAAGCGTCCGTTTCCCTGTGAAAAAGGCTGTGGCTTCGATATACCGAAGGACGAGCTCAAGGATCACAATTGTGTGCGCGAGCTGCGCACATTGATTGTGAAGCAAACGGAGCAAATGGGTCAGCTGAAAACGGAACTAACGGATCAACAATTAACCATAAATGAATTGAAGCGCGAATTGCAGCTCTTTAAGGATTTTATGCGAGCAATGCGCGTCTCTAATCCGGCCATGCGTGCCATTGCTGATCAAATGGAACGGGACGAGGTGATACGCTGGAGTAGCGCCCTGGCCAGAGCGCGTGTTACACGCTGGGGCGGTATGATCTCGACTCCCGACGATGCACTACAG CTAATGATAAAGCGAGCGCTGTCGGAATCCGGTTGCCCTCCCCACATACTCGATAGCCTTATGGAGAACTGCCACGAACGACGCTGGCCCCGTGGCTTGAGTTCGCTGGAAACGCGACAGAATAACCGACGCATCTATGACAATTATATTTGCCGGCGCATACCAG GCTTTGTCGTTGTAGGCAAACAGGCGGTGCTAGTGCTCAGCTGCGACAACGTCCACATGACTGAGGATGTTATGGTCGAGCCGGGACTGGTGATGATCTTTGCGCATGGCATCGAATAG
- the LOC133841831 gene encoding E3 ubiquitin-protein ligase NRDP1 isoform X2: MGYDVNRFQGEVDEELTCPICSGVLEDPLQAVMCEHAFCRGCINEWLSRQPTCPVDRNALTTSNLRAVPRILRNLLSRLSITCDNAPYGCTAVLKLDAYNSHLEECVHNPKRPFPCEKGCGFDIPKDELKDHNCVRELRTLIVKQTEQMGQLKTELTDQQLTINELKRELQLFKDFMRAMRVSNPAMRAIADQMERDEVIRWSSALARARVTRWGGMISTPDDALQLMIKRALSESGCPPHILDSLMENCHERRWPRGLSSLETRQNNRRIYDNYICRRIPGKQAVLVLSCDNVHMTEDVMVEPGLVMIFAHGIE, encoded by the exons ATGGGCTACGATGTGAATCGCTTTCAGGGCGAAGTGGACGAGGAGCTCACATGTCCCATATGTTCAGGAGTGCTGGAAGACCCGCTTCAG GCGGTCATGTGTGAGCATGCCTTCTGTCGTGGCTGCATCAATGAGTGGCTATCACGTCAGCCCACCTGTCCAGTGGATCGCAATGCATTGACCACATCCAATTTGAGAGCAGTGCCGCGCATATTGCGCAACTTGTTGTCCAG GTTGTCAATTACATGCGACAATGCGCCATATGGCTGCACTGCGGTGCTCAAACTGGATGCCTACAACTCACATTTGGAAGAATGTGTGCACAATCCGAAGCGTCCGTTTCCCTGTGAAAAAGGCTGTGGCTTCGATATACCGAAGGACGAGCTCAAGGATCACAATTGTGTGCGCGAGCTGCGCACATTGATTGTGAAGCAAACGGAGCAAATGGGTCAGCTGAAAACGGAACTAACGGATCAACAATTAACCATAAATGAATTGAAGCGCGAATTGCAGCTCTTTAAGGATTTTATGCGAGCAATGCGCGTCTCTAATCCGGCCATGCGTGCCATTGCTGATCAAATGGAACGGGACGAGGTGATACGCTGGAGTAGCGCCCTGGCCAGAGCGCGTGTTACACGCTGGGGCGGTATGATCTCGACTCCCGACGATGCACTACAG CTAATGATAAAGCGAGCGCTGTCGGAATCCGGTTGCCCTCCCCACATACTCGATAGCCTTATGGAGAACTGCCACGAACGACGCTGGCCCCGTGGCTTGAGTTCGCTGGAAACGCGACAGAATAACCGACGCATCTATGACAATTATATTTGCCGGCGCATACCAG GCAAACAGGCGGTGCTAGTGCTCAGCTGCGACAACGTCCACATGACTGAGGATGTTATGGTCGAGCCGGGACTGGTGATGATCTTTGCGCATGGCATCGAATAG
- the LOC133841841 gene encoding group XIIA secretory phospholipase A2, with protein sequence MQFSWMKLAIYLLTFLTYAYSGYGSSTIVHLRDAIIAAEAIFGDVFKNFITIVRKFRTVHEVFDAAVEENCLFQCPIPDGGGTAPRAVQNKFYVPTADGCGSLGLRISTEYLPAAEMETCCNDHDICYDTCNSDKELCDLDFKRCLYKYCDSYEKSIASDLMTKGCKAAAKMLFTGTLTLGCKAYLDSQQRSCYCAPSKPSNYNGGNRYANSKEKQQRQKYGWKDRNEI encoded by the exons ATGCAGTTCTCGTGGATGAAACtagcaatttatttgctcaCATTTCTCACATACGCATACTCGGGCTACGGTTCAAGCACAATTGTCCATCTACGCGATGCAATCATTGCGGCCGAGGCAATTTTCGGTGACGTCTTCAAGAATTTCATTACAATTGTGCGCAAATTTCGTACCGTACACGAAGTCTTCGATGCGGCTGTTGAGGAAAATTGCTTGTTTCAATGCCCCATACCCGATGGCGGTGGCACGG CACCACGAGCCGTACAGAATAAGTTCTATGTGCCCACCGCTGACGGTTGCGGTTCTTTGGGCTTGAGAATCAGCACAGAGTACTTACCTGCCGCGGAAATGGAGACTTGCTGCAATGATCATGACATTTGTTATGATACTTGCAATAGCGATAAGGAGTTGTGTGATCTGGATTTCAAGCGTTGCCTTTACAAATACTGTGACAGCTATGAAAAGTCCATTGCCAGCGATTTGATGACCAAAGGATGCAAAGCAGCGGCCAAAATGCTTTTCACAGGCACCTTGACTCTCGGCTGTAAGGCGTATTTGGACTCACAGCAACGTTCCTGCTACTGTGCGCCTAGCAAACCATCGAATTATAATGGAGGAAATAGATATGCCAATAGTaaagagaagcagcagcgtcagAAATACGGCTGGAAGGATCGTAATGAAATTTAG
- the LOC133841823 gene encoding uncharacterized protein LOC133841823, which translates to MLSLNVKSALRALTSNCVRQLSNQPTEIVKNTEEPVELPPFTEEQRTKILDAINKHSVEQLLSYDITKSRANKLQNWKARNGPMSQLNDIFYVEGFGLKVATKFFQSLLLEPHASRASKSAKPSRTAPFITPTMDEHQRQQITSSVGVRIGVTSVSWARLELPESKYSPCVLSHWQHHEINDKKIHLSELARRCIYVTHQIPEADCYILENPQMAQASSNPGSIDQQNVNIQKAQVTAMMSYALMARANPNDAKSNLFYLRRFLTARLFNHLVGTERVSSEDTILNMMRTHYNMEEQPEHDEKFYLCSQVQFPANLRTMYSKVERYQRELLSQAFLLNLAFVRLVLLQDASSISIVSRSSKKLPTDQELD; encoded by the exons atGCTCTCACTGAATGTAAAAAGTGCTCTGCGTGCTTTAACAAGTAATTGTGTGCGCCAGTTAAGTAATCAACCTAcggaaattgtgaaaaatacAGAGGAACCTGTTGAACTGCCACCTTTCACAGAAGAGCAACGCACCAAAATTTTGGATGCCATTAACAAACACAGCGTTGAGCAGCTGCTAAG CTATGATATAACTAAGTCGCGCgccaataaattgcaaaactgGAAGGCCCGCAATGGACCAATGTCGCAGCTTAACGACATATTCTATGTGGAGGGCTTTGGGTTGAAGGTGGCCACAAAGTTTTTCCAGAGCCTGTTGCTGGAGCCGCACGCAAGTCGTGCCAGTAAATCCGCGAAACCATCACGCACAGCACCATTCATAACACCCACAATGGATGAGCATCAACGGCAGCAAATCACATCGAGCGTCGGCGTTCGCATTGGTGTGACCAGTGTTAGTTGGGCACGTCTAGAGTTGCCAGAGAGCAAGTATTCGCCCTGTGTGCTCAGTCACTGGCAACATCACGAGATCAATGAcaagaaaatacatttatcgGAGCTCGCACGGCGTTGCATCTATGTGACACATCAAATCCCTGAGGCAGACTGCTATATATTAGAGAATCCACAAATGGCTCAGGCCAGCAGCAATCCGGGTAGCATTGATCAGCAGAATGTGAACATTCAAAAGGCTCAAGTTACCGCCATGATGAGCTATGCGTTGATGGCACGCGCAAATCCAAATGATGCGAAATCAAATCTCTTTTATTTGCGACGTTTTCTCACGGCACGTCTGTTTAATCATTTGGTGGGCACTGAGCGCGTATCTTCGGAGGATACCATTCTGAACATGATGCGCACCCATTACAATATGGAGGAGCAACCGGAGCACGACGAGAAATTCTATCTATGCAGTCAAGTGCAGTTTCCCGCGAACTTACGCACTATGTACTCCAAAGTGGAACGCTACCAGCGGGAACTTCTCAGCCAGGCCTTCCTGCTGAATTTGGCCTTTGTACGTCTGGTGCTACTGCAGGATGCGTCCAGTATAAGCATTGTTTCCCGCAGCTCCAAAAAGCTGCCTACCGATCAAGAATTGGACTAA